A genomic window from Nematostella vectensis chromosome 9, jaNemVect1.1, whole genome shotgun sequence includes:
- the LOC116618291 gene encoding chromatin-remodeling ATPase INO80 isoform X2 produces MSKTIVFLSITCCLIGFAQISDAVEGPWGDWGVCSSTCNGKQERMRVCIPSPGGDCSALEKQIRRCNTRACISNEALTAIIVFVLLLAAAGMLGAFLLLRKKLRGYKTRLSSQNSQDGYDQGMAENFYADVFDPQWSDDEDQSPYVSSGGQSTGQAVTPQGVPDNPKSHPPSVPNRDTETDYLEVRESENPDVDRSDKPKWSIYNYIPSRWFGTSRNYQIHHEQDGENRYAELQKPSEYIEMESQQASASSMSAWPHPNMPGPSGEKTGSTSPPEGHNDRYARLNKPSNGKFSYENPGYEAQGEHHYQELEHPSGDPLYAQLDARDDYESMSHYENPGMNNVSTHYENPGINNESTKSESNKAHHPQPPRPVKKESSSSMLMIFGIDEPVKPKSKEKKNKYLNVPELESSKSEKVMMEENTFKTQKEAFATINGDDDVKDLYPRPHKQLGEELRPDKEEHYRPWSVASKTPKASKADSATREQREEGVTTALPLEDQQKSIDKDGESSRAAAKEIEQVPEIERLVEAETEGVFKMESTSEMYTEEPDALPEGETDQIPAKEQKRKPFEDVPKEDFYQPWPFVKREKIPLTPDDKVSDETNKNTKLSSQQMEAESASPIIPGGYGNPEEKPDTEEDDSDDKLITKNDSDDKPIIAEGEPVDKPIAKKDSDDKPISEKSVIEKDDLKVCETPKSQNDSSESKACEKLVLPDSSVSDLLGQHQASNNPSTQDRQENKATGAPFPDSSISDLFDAPQTVRKSAIEDSPKITSENSTSDIPFPESSIVELLTDEPKAKKKASSGAGRGKKGSGKDDPHTAGMTAFF; encoded by the exons ATGAGTAAAACTATCGTTTTCCTATCCATCACATGTTGCTTGATAGGATTTGCTCAAATATCAG ATGCTGTGGAGGGGCCGTGGGGAGACTGGGGTGTGTGTTCCTCCACGTGTAACGGAAAACAGGAGCGCATGCGCGTTTGCATCCCATCACCAGGAGGAGACTGCTCAGCGCTTGAAAAGCAAATAAGGCGATGCAACACCAGGGCCTGTATAT CAAATGAAGCACTGACAGCTATCATCGTATTCGTCCTTCTATTGGCCGCTGCTGGAATGCTTGGGGCGTTTCTCCTTCTGAGGAAGAAGCTGCGTGGCTACAAAACGCGACTGAGCTCCCAAAATAGCCAAGATGG ATACGACCAAGGCATGGCGGAGAACTTCTACGCCGACGTTTTCGACCCGCAGTGGTCTGACGACGAAGACCAATCACCCTATGTCAGCAGTGGTGGACAGTCCACCGGACAGGCGGTAACGCCTCAAGGGGTACCGGACAACCCAAAATCGCATCCACCCTCTGTACCAAATCGTGATACGGAGACTGATTACCTTGAAGTAAGGGAGAGTGAGAACCCTGACGTCGATAGATCCGATAAGCCAAAGTGGTCAATCTATAACTATATACCGTCTCGGTGGTTTGGAACCTCAAGGAACTATCAGATTCATCATGAGCAAGATGGAGAAAACAG GTATGCCGAGTTACAGAAACCTTCCGAATACATCGAGATGGAATCACAGCAAGCAAGCGCGTCATCAATGTCTGCCTGGCCACATCCGAATATGCCTGGGCCATCTGGGGAGAAAACAGGAAGCACTTCACCTCCTGAGGGACACAACGACCGGTATGCGCGACTGAATAAGCCAAGCAATGGAAAGTTTTCTTACGAGAATCCTGGCTACGAGGCACAAGGCGAACACCATTACCAGGAGCTTGAACATCCTTCTGGTGACCCTCTCTATGCCCAGCTGGATGCACGGGACGACTACGAGAGCATGTCGCATTATGAAAACCCTGGCATGAACAATGTTTCAACGCATTATGAAAACCCAGGCATTAACAATGAGTCAACGAAGTCGGAATCGAATAAAG CACATCATCCTCAGCCACCCAGACCAGTTAAGAAAGAGTCCAGCAGCAGTATGTTAATGATCTTCGGGATAGACGAACCAGTAAAACCAAAAtccaaagagaaaaaaaacaaatacctCAATGTCCCCGAGTTGGAAAGCTCCAAATCGGAAAAAGTAATGATGGAAGAAAATACTTTCAAAACTCAAAAGGAGGCATTTGCAACAAtaaatggtgatgatgacgtgAAAGATCTGTACCCAAGGCCCCACAAGCAGCTGGGAGAGGAGCTGAGGCCAGATAAGGAAGAACACTATCGCCCTTGGTCAGTTGCATCAAAAACGCCCAAAGCAAGTAAAGCAGACTCAGCAACCCGTGAACAAAGAGAGGAAGGTGTGACCACCGCGCTGCCTTTGGAAGACCAGCAAAAATCCATCGATAAAGATGGCGAGTCAAGTCGTGCAGCTGCTAAGGAGATAGAACAGGTTCCCGAAATAGAGCGTTTGGTGGAAGCAGAAACAGAAGGTGTTTTCAAAATGGAAAGCACTTCAGAGATGTACACTGAGGAGCCAGATGCTTTACCTGAAGGTGAAACAGATCAAATCCCAGCAAAAGAACAGAAACGTAAACCATTCGAGGATGTTCCCAAAGAAGACTTTTACCAGCCATGGCCATTTGTGAAGAGAGAAAAGATACCTTTGACACCTGATGATAAAGTGAGTGATGAGACAAATAAGAATACGAAATTATCTTCTCAGCAAATGGAAGCAGAAAGCGCTTCGCCAATCATACCAGGCGGATACGGAAACCCCGAGGAAAAGCCAGACACAGAGGAGGATGACAGTGATGATAAGCTAATTACAAAGAACGATTCTGATGACAAACCAATCATAGCAGAAGGCGAACCTGTTGATAAGCCAATCGCAAAGAAGGATTCTGATGATAAACCAATCAGTGAAAAATCAGTCATAGAGAAAGACGACCTCAAGGTTTGTGAAACACCGAAATCTCAGAATGATTCTTCAGAAAGTAAAGCTTGTGAAAAGCTTGTTCTCCCAGACTCCAGTGTTTCCGATCTTCTGGGACAACATCAAGCAAGCAATAATCCATCTACCCAAGATAGGCAAGAAAACAAAGCTACTGGAGCACCATTCCCAGATTCTAGTATCTCCGATCTCTTTGATGCACCTCAAACTGTCCGCAAGTCTGCTATTGAAGATAGCCCTAAGATCACGTCTGAAAACAGCACCTCTGATATACCTTTCCCAGAATCAAGCATTGTCGAACTATTGACGGATGAGCccaaagctaaaaaaaaggcaTCTAGTGGAGCAGGACGAGGAAAGAAAGGTTCTGGAAAAGATGACCCTCACACCGCTGGTATGACAGCTTTCTTTTGA
- the LOC116618291 gene encoding chromatin-remodeling ATPase INO80 isoform X1, whose amino-acid sequence MSKTIVFLSITCCLIGFAQISDAVEGPWGDWGVCSSTCNGKQERMRVCIPSPGGDCSALEKQIRRCNTRACISNEALTAIIVFVLLLAAAGMLGAFLLLRKKLRGYKTRLSSQNSQDGYDQGMAENFYADVFDPQWSDDEDQSPYVSSGGQSTGQAVTPQGVPDNPKSHPPSVPNRDTETDYLEVRESENPDVDRSDKPKWSIYNYIPSRWFGTSRNYQIHHEQDGENSRYAELQKPSEYIEMESQQASASSMSAWPHPNMPGPSGEKTGSTSPPEGHNDRYARLNKPSNGKFSYENPGYEAQGEHHYQELEHPSGDPLYAQLDARDDYESMSHYENPGMNNVSTHYENPGINNESTKSESNKAHHPQPPRPVKKESSSSMLMIFGIDEPVKPKSKEKKNKYLNVPELESSKSEKVMMEENTFKTQKEAFATINGDDDVKDLYPRPHKQLGEELRPDKEEHYRPWSVASKTPKASKADSATREQREEGVTTALPLEDQQKSIDKDGESSRAAAKEIEQVPEIERLVEAETEGVFKMESTSEMYTEEPDALPEGETDQIPAKEQKRKPFEDVPKEDFYQPWPFVKREKIPLTPDDKVSDETNKNTKLSSQQMEAESASPIIPGGYGNPEEKPDTEEDDSDDKLITKNDSDDKPIIAEGEPVDKPIAKKDSDDKPISEKSVIEKDDLKVCETPKSQNDSSESKACEKLVLPDSSVSDLLGQHQASNNPSTQDRQENKATGAPFPDSSISDLFDAPQTVRKSAIEDSPKITSENSTSDIPFPESSIVELLTDEPKAKKKASSGAGRGKKGSGKDDPHTAGMTAFF is encoded by the exons ATGAGTAAAACTATCGTTTTCCTATCCATCACATGTTGCTTGATAGGATTTGCTCAAATATCAG ATGCTGTGGAGGGGCCGTGGGGAGACTGGGGTGTGTGTTCCTCCACGTGTAACGGAAAACAGGAGCGCATGCGCGTTTGCATCCCATCACCAGGAGGAGACTGCTCAGCGCTTGAAAAGCAAATAAGGCGATGCAACACCAGGGCCTGTATAT CAAATGAAGCACTGACAGCTATCATCGTATTCGTCCTTCTATTGGCCGCTGCTGGAATGCTTGGGGCGTTTCTCCTTCTGAGGAAGAAGCTGCGTGGCTACAAAACGCGACTGAGCTCCCAAAATAGCCAAGATGG ATACGACCAAGGCATGGCGGAGAACTTCTACGCCGACGTTTTCGACCCGCAGTGGTCTGACGACGAAGACCAATCACCCTATGTCAGCAGTGGTGGACAGTCCACCGGACAGGCGGTAACGCCTCAAGGGGTACCGGACAACCCAAAATCGCATCCACCCTCTGTACCAAATCGTGATACGGAGACTGATTACCTTGAAGTAAGGGAGAGTGAGAACCCTGACGTCGATAGATCCGATAAGCCAAAGTGGTCAATCTATAACTATATACCGTCTCGGTGGTTTGGAACCTCAAGGAACTATCAGATTCATCATGAGCAAGATGGAGAAAACAG CAGGTATGCCGAGTTACAGAAACCTTCCGAATACATCGAGATGGAATCACAGCAAGCAAGCGCGTCATCAATGTCTGCCTGGCCACATCCGAATATGCCTGGGCCATCTGGGGAGAAAACAGGAAGCACTTCACCTCCTGAGGGACACAACGACCGGTATGCGCGACTGAATAAGCCAAGCAATGGAAAGTTTTCTTACGAGAATCCTGGCTACGAGGCACAAGGCGAACACCATTACCAGGAGCTTGAACATCCTTCTGGTGACCCTCTCTATGCCCAGCTGGATGCACGGGACGACTACGAGAGCATGTCGCATTATGAAAACCCTGGCATGAACAATGTTTCAACGCATTATGAAAACCCAGGCATTAACAATGAGTCAACGAAGTCGGAATCGAATAAAG CACATCATCCTCAGCCACCCAGACCAGTTAAGAAAGAGTCCAGCAGCAGTATGTTAATGATCTTCGGGATAGACGAACCAGTAAAACCAAAAtccaaagagaaaaaaaacaaatacctCAATGTCCCCGAGTTGGAAAGCTCCAAATCGGAAAAAGTAATGATGGAAGAAAATACTTTCAAAACTCAAAAGGAGGCATTTGCAACAAtaaatggtgatgatgacgtgAAAGATCTGTACCCAAGGCCCCACAAGCAGCTGGGAGAGGAGCTGAGGCCAGATAAGGAAGAACACTATCGCCCTTGGTCAGTTGCATCAAAAACGCCCAAAGCAAGTAAAGCAGACTCAGCAACCCGTGAACAAAGAGAGGAAGGTGTGACCACCGCGCTGCCTTTGGAAGACCAGCAAAAATCCATCGATAAAGATGGCGAGTCAAGTCGTGCAGCTGCTAAGGAGATAGAACAGGTTCCCGAAATAGAGCGTTTGGTGGAAGCAGAAACAGAAGGTGTTTTCAAAATGGAAAGCACTTCAGAGATGTACACTGAGGAGCCAGATGCTTTACCTGAAGGTGAAACAGATCAAATCCCAGCAAAAGAACAGAAACGTAAACCATTCGAGGATGTTCCCAAAGAAGACTTTTACCAGCCATGGCCATTTGTGAAGAGAGAAAAGATACCTTTGACACCTGATGATAAAGTGAGTGATGAGACAAATAAGAATACGAAATTATCTTCTCAGCAAATGGAAGCAGAAAGCGCTTCGCCAATCATACCAGGCGGATACGGAAACCCCGAGGAAAAGCCAGACACAGAGGAGGATGACAGTGATGATAAGCTAATTACAAAGAACGATTCTGATGACAAACCAATCATAGCAGAAGGCGAACCTGTTGATAAGCCAATCGCAAAGAAGGATTCTGATGATAAACCAATCAGTGAAAAATCAGTCATAGAGAAAGACGACCTCAAGGTTTGTGAAACACCGAAATCTCAGAATGATTCTTCAGAAAGTAAAGCTTGTGAAAAGCTTGTTCTCCCAGACTCCAGTGTTTCCGATCTTCTGGGACAACATCAAGCAAGCAATAATCCATCTACCCAAGATAGGCAAGAAAACAAAGCTACTGGAGCACCATTCCCAGATTCTAGTATCTCCGATCTCTTTGATGCACCTCAAACTGTCCGCAAGTCTGCTATTGAAGATAGCCCTAAGATCACGTCTGAAAACAGCACCTCTGATATACCTTTCCCAGAATCAAGCATTGTCGAACTATTGACGGATGAGCccaaagctaaaaaaaaggcaTCTAGTGGAGCAGGACGAGGAAAGAAAGGTTCTGGAAAAGATGACCCTCACACCGCTGGTATGACAGCTTTCTTTTGA
- the LOC5512368 gene encoding zinc finger protein ZPR1, with the protein MEEEAKQPIFRDLEADKGPEATAVESLCVECEEMGTTRFLMTRIPFFKEIILSSFDCPHCGYKNNFIQSAGAIQDKGCEVILKVTSKEDLNRQVVKQDSASVRVPELDFEVPMFSQKGELNTIEGILSRAVQGLEREQPLRKALDPDTANKIEEFIGKMKECIEGEKSFTFVIDDPSGNSFIENPLAPKADPNLATKEYTRTAEQNLKLNIQPEKQEQTKKEADEKKPEELKDEVQIFQTNCNSCQAPTETRMKFVSIPHFKEVIIMATVCDACGNRTNEVKSGTGVDAMGTRLTLKITDEIDLSRDVLKSETCVVTIPEIDFSVEAGTLGGRFTTLEGLLTNIYDHLKSVNPFGLGDSPGLGRENLKSFLASLQEIISGERMNVHIILDDPAGNSYIQNVYAPDPDPELKVEQYERTEEQNEDLGLVGMKTEGYEKDEQGS; encoded by the exons ATGGAAGAGGAAGCTAAACAACCAATATTTCGGGATCTGGAGGCTGACAAAGGACCAGAAGCGACTGCAGTCGAGAGCTTGTGCGTTGAATGCGAAGAAATG GGCACCACGAGGTTCTTGATGACAAGAATTCCATTCTTCAAGGAGATCATTTTATCATCATTTGATTGTCCACACTGTGGATATAAAAACAACTTTATTCAATCAGCAGGAGCTATACAGGACAAAGGCTGTGAAGTTATATTAAAAGTCACTTCAAAAGAG GATTTGAACCGGCAAGTTGTCAAGCAGGATTCAGCATCAGTGAGGGTCCCAGAGCTGGACTTTGAGGTTCCTATGTTTTCTCAGAAAGGAG AATTGAATACGATTGAGGGAATATTATCAAGAGCTGTACAAGGTCTTGAGAGGGAGCAACCACTGCGAAAG gcCCTTGACCCTGACACTGCGAACAAGATTGAAGAATTTATTGGAAAAATGAAGGAATGCATCGAAGGGGAAAAGTCCTTTACCTTTGTGATCGACGACCCATCAGGGAATAGCTTTATTGAGAATCCACTTGCACCTAAGGCTGATCCTAACCTTGCTACCAAGGAGTACACTCGTACAGCGGAACAGAACCTTAAGCTGAACATACAACCTGAAAAACAGGAGCAGACAAAGAAAG AGGCAGATGAAAAAAAGCCTGAAGAATTGAAAGATGAG GTTCAAATATTCCAAACAAACTGCAACTCTTGCCAAGCCCCTACCGAGACCCGCATGAAATTTGTCT CCATTCCCCATTTCAAAGAAGTCATCATCATGGCCACGGTGTGTGATGCTTGTGGCAACCGTACCAACGAGGTCAAATCAGGAA CTGGTGTGGATGCAATGGGGACGAGGCTTACTCTTAAAATAACCGACGAAATTGATTTAAGCAGGGATGTTCTCAAG TCTGAAACCTGTGTGGTGACGATTCCAGAAATTGATTTTAGCGTGGAAGCAGGAACCCTTGGGGGCCGGTTCACGACCCTTGAGGGACTCCTTACGAATATTTACGACCATCTAAAGTCGGTAAACCCATTTGGGTTGGGAGACAGCCCAGGACTTGGAAGGGAAAATCTCAAGTCCTTTCTAGCGTCTTTGCAAGAG ATCATATCGGGCGAAAGAATGAACGTTCATATAATCTTGGATGACCCTGCTGGGAACAGTTATATCCAg AATGTTTATGCACCCGACCCAGACCCCGAGCTCAAGGTAGAACAGTACGAGCGAACCGAGGAGCAAAACGAAGACCTGGGACTAGTTGGGATGAAAACCGAAGGATACGAAAAGGATGAGCAAGGCTCATGA
- the LOC5512348 gene encoding mitochondrial import receptor subunit TOM40 homolog, producing MGNVQAASSSPSSANSGGTTVPPPPPLTAPPPVEAKAAPENKDTSQNPGNFEELHKKCKDVFPQPMEGYKLMVNKGLSNHFQVSHSIALSGVGPGAYHFAATYVGSKQTGPNESYPVLLGDIDTTGSLNAQIIHQFTDRIRGKCVIQTQKSTWVLVQADSEYQGKDFTANLTVGNLDLINESGIIVAHYLQRLAPKLDLGAELLYHYGSGQEIAVMSLAGRYSASNWIGTATVGQAGWHLSYWHKGNENVQVGVEYEYNMRAKESAVSLGYQMNIPKANVTFRGMVDTNWTVAAVMEKRLLPLPFTFVLSGMVNHLKNQSRFGFGLTIG from the exons ATGGGGAACGTTCAAGCGGCTTCAAGTTCTCCCAGTTCTGCGAACTCAGGAGGAACGACAGTTCCTCCTCCACCTCCTCTTACAGCGCCACCACCTGTAGAAGCTAAGGCAGCTCCAGAGAACAAGGACACATCGCAAAACCCTGGAAACTTTGAAGAGTTACACAAGAAGTGCAAAG ATGTGTTTCCTCAACCAATGGAAGGCTACAAGTTAATGGTCAATAAAGGTCTTAGCAACCATTTTCAAGTCAGTCATTCCATTGCATTGAGTGGAGTGGGGCCTGGTGCCTATCACTTTGCCGCCACTTATGTAGGAAGCAAACAGACTGGACCCAATGAG TCCTACCCAGTCCTATTGGGAGATATTGATACCACAGGTAGCCTGAATGCACAGATCATTCACCAGTTCACTGACAGGATTCGTGGCAAGTGTGTTATCCAG ACCCAGAAATCCACATGGGTACTTGTCCAGGCAGACAGCGAGTACCAAGGCAAAGACTTCACTGCCAATCTTACTGTTGGAAATCTGGACCTTATCAATGAATCTGGCATCATTGTTGCCCACTACCTTCAACGACTGGCCCCCAAACTAGACCTTGGTGCAGAACTTTTATACCATTATGGATCTGGACAGGAGATAGCTGTCATGTCACTGGCTGGTCGCTACTCTGCAAGTAACTGGATTGGTACTGCGACTGTTGGCCAGGCAGGATGGCATTTGAGTTACTGGCACAAGGGTAACGAGAATGTCCAGGTCGGAGTTGAATATGAGTATAACATGCGAGCTAAGGAGAGCGCAGTAAGCCTTGGGTACCAGATGAATATACCCAAAGCTAATGTCACCTTCCGTGGAATGGTGGACACTAACTGGACAGTCGCGGCAGTCATGGAAAAGAGACTTTTACCTTTACCATTCACTTTTGTTCTAAGTGGCATGGTTAATCACTTGAAAAATCAGTCTCGGTTTGGCTTTGGGTTGACAATTGGCTAA
- the LOC116618285 gene encoding uncharacterized protein LOC116618285, whose protein sequence is MLDFLKDHPVLTGLALCTAGAAVFCYCTSSFESYGQEEETIEEVPVAIQDAVEDDSAVLLQADESSQCSALMLYKARTWEHLLPNYKQLYPELHPWNLLRMFIKPRLLMPIVLVPAATRIPVIVACKHSFLEGDILYLMSAITFAVLMCFVVNFVMRMHIEQKTK, encoded by the exons ATGTTAGATTTTTTGAAGGACCACCCCGTCCTTACCGGACTAGCACTCTGCACAGCAGGAGCCGCAGTCTTTTGCTATTGCACATCGAGTTTCGAG AGTTATGGTCAAGAAGAAGAGACCATAGAAGAAGTACCAGTCGCGATACAAGATGCCGTCGAAGATGACTCCG CCGTACTTTTGCAAGCGGATGAGTCTTCACAATGCAGTGCGTTGATGCTTTATAAAG CCCGTACCTGGGAGCATTTACTCCCCAACTACAAGCAACTATACCCGGAACTGCACCCCTGGAACTTGCTTAGGATGTTTATCAAGCCACGACTGCTGATGCCGA TTGTACTCGTTCCTGCAGCTACTCGGATACCTGTCATCGTAGCCTGCAAGCATTCCTTCCTTGAAGGAGACATCTTGTACCTCATGTCGGCCATAACCTTCGCGGTTCTCATGTGTTTCGTCGTCAACTTCGTCATGAGAATGCATATTGAGCAGAAGACCAAGTGA
- the LOC116618255 gene encoding uncharacterized protein LOC116618255, protein MENGKYSFVRRSIKVHLVDYWANVPGHVSALPSSVSHLPHDDDQCVMAEKSESIEAETIRVTTLQLDLEEIKNDFPKILVKSVFGWVTEVCPDEETEPNQAPITQTELIEPSSPMKQVAVSSSPSVLRQLNFTEILGSLNTQSLESIASSASRQGRQVKLRPPLVDSLVSLMRPLRAELELMEFVFAPAKLHLISLPALVTMKDGGYSFLRRRVKVYLIDYCAKKPKDVEALPSSVCKLPHDGYQCLVGETLLEATDFAQHDTGFTNTESGFSHLENDQGEGTKPKQRENTNGDYVTQTALAAELPDKDISNMADAMNSISQTTSMKVKPSDTIQIGADDTTLLYKDESKMTTVEEKVIDLSLQCAPQMTESLEKEEYLSTAYPLNITLESSGTEGQQLEITGEEAEVSINSLSTDIGVSLTPNEWMDQELPSDHTPPIATNDVDTGKGDQKLLHECSQAQKKEAKRKKQRPKSSRRRSQKENKGCPKKESESEHTVEGRKYTLQNAKTEVRLDDNDAINPKHNTSVTESPDEGRDDISPQTRGVTGHKTSTTYEAGSGIVNVEGKHKESDKLNPQTKHNKTRKTSNKIDAAADQLSVQSAESNVRESEKAKRKETLSVEKPVASKRQETAPHRLKKKPCVESGDVLIISTHKSIAPPSGINESGRRVNEAVLSKRPKKVKHRNNADDLPRKGHASGVMARSNTSSSTRMGSYSTAAQKGSGTKAYEQDGPRSINSFVLRDEGMNCYSRLLVKANMDQGDGRLLIPGVQCCSIALCAILRATGKSPLMWTPEDIDDIIINGIGDTGRHNRGWVSLKVPISILMRWKKR, encoded by the exons ATGGAGAATGGTAAATATTCTTTTGTACGGCGATCTATCAAGGTTCACCTGGTTGACTACTGGGCAAACGTGCCAGGTCACGTGTCAGCGCTTCCATCGTCTGTCAGCCACTTGCCACATGATGACGACCAGTGCGTGATGGCCGAGAAGTCTGAGAGCATCGAAGCTGAAACAATTAGGGTCACCACCTTACAACTAGATCTTGAGGAAATCAAAAACGATTTCCCGAAGATACTTGTCAAGTCTGTATTTGGTTGGGTGACCGAGGTATGCCCCGACGAAGAAACCGAGCCAAACCAAGCTCCCATCACTCAGACTGAGTTGATTGAGCCGTCCTCGCCAATGAAGCAGGTAGCGGTTTCATCATCCCCATCAGTTCTCAGGCAGCTCAACTTTACTGAGATTCTCGGTTCTCTGAACACTCAAAGCCTCGAGAGTATCGCTTCTTCTGCTTCACGCCAGGGTCGTCAAGTAAAACTACGTCCACCACTCGTCGACTCTCTTGTCTCGCTAATGAGACCTCTACGTGCCGAGCTGGAGTTGATGGAGTTTGTCTTTGCGCCAGCCAAACTGCATCTGATCTCGCTTCCTGCATTAGTCACCATGAAGGATGGAGGATATTCGTTTCTTCGGCGCCGCGTGAAAGTTTATCTGATTGATTACTGTGCGAAAAAGCCTAAGGACGTGGAAGCTCTTCCATCGTCTGTCTGCAAGCTGCCACATGATGGGTATCAGTGCTTAGTGGGAGAGACGTTACTCGAGGCAACAGACTTCGCGCAACACGACACGGGTTTCACGAATACGGAGTCTGGGTTTAGTCATTTGGAGAATGATCAGGGTGAAGGGACCAAGCCAAAGCAACGTGAAAATACCAATGGTGATTACGTCACACAAACTGCCTTGGCAGCCGAGCTCCCCGACAAAGATATCAGTAATATGGCAGACGCCATGAACAGCATATCTCAGACAACATCGATGAAAGTCAAACCATCAGACACAATTCAGATTGGCGCTGACGACACGACGCTGCTTTATAAAGATGAATCCAAGATGACAACTGTCGAAGAGAAAGTCATTGATTTGAGTCTCCAATGTGCTCCACAGATGACAGAGTCACTAGAGAAGGAAGAATATCTATCCACCGCTTATCCACTAAACATAACTCTAGAATCGTCAGGTACCGAAGGCCAACAGCTGGAGATAACAGGCGAAGAAGCTGAAGTATCAATTAATAGCTTATCAACTGATATTGGAGTTTCACTGACTCCAAATGAATGGATGGATCAGGAGCTCCCCTCTGACCACACACCTCCGATAGCTACTAATGATGTGGATACTGGCAAAGGAGACCAGAAGCTCCTTCATGAATGCAGTCAAGCACAAAAGAAGGAGGCGAAGCGCAAAAAGCAAAGACCAAAATCATCCCGACGCAGATCacagaaagaaaataaaggcTGTCCGAAAAAAGAGAGCGAGTCAGAACATACAGTAGAAGGAAGGAAGTACACCCTTCAGAACGCCAAGACCGAAGTGAGACTCGATGACAATGACGCCATAAATCCTAAGCATAACACTTCTGTGACAGAGTCACCAGACGAAGGACGTGATGATATCAGCCCTCAGACCCGGGGAGTAACTGGTCATAAGACATCGACAACTTATGAAGCTGGTTCAGGTATTGTGAACGTAGAAGGAAAACACAAAGAGAGTGACAAGCTGAACCCGCAGACAAAGCACAACAAGACGAGAAAGACCTCAAACAAGATCGATGCAGCGGCTGACCAATTGTCAGTGCAATCAGCTGAGTCAAATGTCAGGGAAAGTGAGAAAGCGAAGAGAAAGGAAACCTTGTCCGTCGAGAAACCAGTTGCTTCAAAGAGACAGGAGACTGCGCCGCATCGATTGAAGAAGAAACCTTGTGTTGAATCAGGGGACGTGCTGATCATCAGTACACATAAAAGTATAGCACCACCATCAGGAATAAATGAAAGTGGTCGGCGTGTAAACGAGGCAGTATTAAGCAAAA GACCCAAAAAAGTGAAACACCGCAATAACGCAGATGACCTACCAAGAAAAGGCCACGCCAGTGGAGTAATGGCGAGGTCCAACACATCATCGAGCACAAGAATGGGCTCATACTCAACAGCAGCCCAAAAGGGATCCGGGACGAAAGCCTATGAACAAGACGGCCCAAGATCAATCAACAG CTTTGTATTACGGGACGAAGGAATGAATTGTTACTCGCGGCTACTTGTCAAGGCAAACATGGACCAAGGGGACGGAAGACTCCTCATCCCAGGGGTGCAGTGCTGTTCCATTGCTCTCTGCGCCATTCTCAGGGCGACCGGTAAAAGCCCGTTAATGTGGACTCCAGAAGACATAGATGACATAATAATCAACGGGATAGGAGACACAGGGAGACACAACAGAGGATGGGTCTCCTTAAAAGTGCCTATCTCCATATTGATGAGATGGAAGAAGAGATAA